From a single Lolium rigidum isolate FL_2022 chromosome 7, APGP_CSIRO_Lrig_0.1, whole genome shotgun sequence genomic region:
- the LOC124677991 gene encoding NDR1/HIN1-like protein 12, producing MAMKDCGGHKGGGSGCECHKRKLYRKCCGFLLAVILLALFVILVVYLVLRPHKPQFYLQDLAVLCLNVTPPASAYLFTTMQATVAARNPNDRVGVYYDSADVYAQYKGVAITVPTRLPVAYQGHRDQSVWSPYLRSMDNVMLSPDLAVALAQDETAGYVLIDIRVDGWVRWKVGTWISGHYHLRANCPALIRVNEGKGSYGATTGGGTDYFRFQQAAACNVDV from the coding sequence ATGGCGATGAAGGACTGCGGCGGGCACaagggcggcggcagcgggtgtgaGTGCCACAAAAGAAAGCTCTACCGCAAGTGCTGCGGCTTCCTCCTGGCCGTCATCCTCCTCGCCCTCTTCGTCATCCTCGTCGTCTACCTGGTCCTCCGCCCCCACAAGCCCCAGTTCTACCTGCAGGACCTGGCCGTGCTCTGCCTCAACGTCACGCCCCCCGCCTCCGCCTACCTCTTCACCACCATGCAGGCCACAGTGGCTGCCCGGAACCCCAACGACCGCGTCGGCGTCTACTACGACTCCGCCGACGTGTACGCGCAGTACAAGGGCGTGGCCATCACCGTGCCCACCCGCCTCCCCGTCGCCTACCAGGGCCACCGCGACCAGTCGGTGTGGTCGCCGTACCTCAGGTCCATGGACAACGTCATGCTGTCGCCGGACCTTGCCGTCGCGCTTGCGCAGGACGAGACGGCCGGCTACGTGCTCATCGACATCCGCGTCGACGGCTGGGTGCGGTGGAAGGTCGGCACGTGGATCTCCGGCCACTACCACCTCCGGGCCAACTGCCCGGCGCTCATCAGGGTTAACGAAGGGAAGGGCAGCTACGGCGCGACCACTGGTGGCGGGACTGACTACTTCCGGTTCCAGCAGGCGGCGGCCTGCAACGTCGACGTCTGA